Proteins encoded together in one Microbacterium sp. ABRD28 window:
- the ruvB gene encoding Holliday junction branch migration DNA helicase RuvB — MGEALDPNEPADESELAIEGALRPTSLADFVGQQKVRGQLQLLLQAARIQQRPADHILLSGPPGLGKTTLAMIVAHESERMLRMSSGPAIQHAGDLAALLSSLVPGEVLFIDEIHRMARSAEEMLYLAMEDFRIDIMVGKGAGATSIPLDLAPFTLVGATTRSGMLPNPLRDRFGFTAHLEYYEPEELEQVIRRSADKLGVEIPASSRSEIARRSRGTPRIANRLLRRVRDYLIVHRGGGPADAEVVNAALELYDVDRIGLDRLDRAVLDALIRRFHGGPVGLGTLAVAVGEEPDTIESVVEPYLVRIGFMGRTPRGRVATPDAYAHLGAPHRDGALRFDDL; from the coding sequence GTGGGTGAGGCTCTGGACCCCAACGAACCCGCCGACGAGTCCGAACTCGCGATCGAGGGAGCTCTTCGCCCGACCTCGCTCGCCGATTTCGTCGGGCAGCAGAAGGTGCGCGGTCAGCTTCAGCTGCTTCTGCAGGCCGCGCGCATCCAGCAGCGCCCGGCCGACCACATCCTGCTCTCGGGCCCTCCCGGGCTCGGCAAGACGACGCTAGCGATGATCGTCGCGCACGAGAGCGAGCGGATGCTGCGGATGTCCAGTGGCCCCGCGATCCAGCACGCCGGTGACCTGGCCGCCCTGCTGTCGAGCCTCGTCCCGGGCGAGGTGCTGTTCATCGACGAGATCCACCGCATGGCCCGCTCCGCCGAGGAGATGCTCTATCTCGCGATGGAGGATTTCCGCATCGACATCATGGTCGGGAAGGGCGCCGGAGCCACCAGCATCCCGCTCGATCTCGCACCCTTCACGCTCGTCGGCGCGACCACGCGGTCGGGGATGCTTCCCAATCCCCTCCGCGACCGATTCGGCTTCACCGCGCACCTGGAGTACTACGAGCCGGAGGAGCTGGAGCAGGTCATCCGGCGTTCGGCGGACAAGCTCGGTGTGGAGATCCCGGCGTCATCGCGATCCGAGATCGCCCGACGCTCGCGCGGAACCCCGCGGATCGCGAACCGGCTGCTGCGTCGGGTACGCGACTACCTCATCGTCCACCGGGGCGGCGGCCCAGCCGATGCCGAGGTGGTGAATGCGGCCCTGGAGCTCTACGACGTCGATCGGATCGGGCTGGACCGTCTCGATCGCGCCGTGCTCGATGCGCTCATCCGCCGATTCCACGGCGGTCCGGTGGGCCTTGGAACGCTCGCGGTCGCCGTCGGCGAGGAACCCGACACCATCGAATCCGTCGTCGAGCCCTACCTCGTCCGCATCGGATTCATGGGCAGAACACCCCGCGGCCGGGTCGCGACCCCCGACGCCTATGCGCACCTGGGAGCCCCTCATCGCGATGGGGCCCTCAGATTCGATGACCTATAA
- a CDS encoding preprotein translocase subunit YajC, with protein MDFATFFANYGLILLLAALLVFMFWSSRRRLQKQKAEQEERARQTVPGAEVLLQGGLYGTIVSYDPDNLDQPAVVEIAPGVSIKVHSQAILRVVNPTDVLSEEEFIEAEVSKEEYLEGVATGDITSISDDRRAAAPAEPIDDSDTDKRTKPDA; from the coding sequence ATGGACTTCGCGACCTTCTTCGCCAACTACGGCCTGATCCTTCTGCTGGCCGCTCTGTTGGTCTTCATGTTCTGGAGCTCGCGCCGTCGCCTGCAGAAGCAGAAGGCCGAGCAGGAGGAGCGCGCCCGCCAGACCGTCCCCGGCGCCGAGGTTCTCCTCCAGGGGGGCCTCTACGGCACGATCGTCTCCTACGACCCCGACAACCTCGACCAGCCCGCGGTCGTGGAGATCGCTCCCGGTGTGAGCATCAAGGTGCACAGCCAGGCGATCCTCCGCGTGGTGAATCCCACCGACGTGCTGTCGGAGGAGGAGTTCATCGAGGCCGAGGTGAGCAAGGAGGAGTACCTCGAGGGCGTGGCCACGGGTGACATCACCTCGATCAGCGACGACCGACGCGCCGCTGCACCCGCCGAGCCCATCGACGACTCCGACACGGACAAGCGCACCAAGCCCGACGCCTGA
- the secD gene encoding protein translocase subunit SecD encodes MATSTPVRRAWRALIGLLAITAALFGINALGVYAFGQSSWVPELALDLQGGTQIVLQAQTENAEPPSTEQLEQAVTIIRQRVDASGVGEADVATQAGDQIVVQIPGEADEETRQRIEQSAQLQLRAVLATSNETTGAFIGQDGNQTPYPTPDPSLPSTPSPSPSDGSDPAWITPALQAQYDAYNCSDPANDPANAPADQPLITCDPTGTVKYLLGPVELDGSAIDDATFGLQQTDGRWAVNLVFDGEGTQIFGEISQRLFGAAPPLDQFAFVLDGSVLSAPQMNAPILDGRPSITGSFTQETAQALADQLRYGALPLSFEVVSSDTISATLGSQQLQIGLIAGLIGLILVALYSLAVYRALGFVIIASLIVMGVLTYITLCILAWRIGYRLSLAGVAGVIVSIGFTADSFIVYFERIRDELRDGKSITGAVEDGWARARRTIYISKSINVLAAVVLYILADATVKGFAFTLGLTTVIDVLIFILFTHPVLQLLARTRFFGSGHPLSGLDPKALGAVYRGRAQFRAPVTVGKTPAARRAGKARSEAERRQTIAERKQAELAATESGKSATKVKDGDH; translated from the coding sequence GTGGCCACATCCACCCCCGTCCGCCGCGCCTGGCGGGCCCTGATCGGCCTGCTGGCGATCACGGCAGCCCTGTTCGGCATCAACGCGCTCGGCGTCTACGCGTTCGGCCAGAGCTCCTGGGTTCCTGAGCTCGCGCTCGATCTGCAGGGCGGTACCCAGATCGTCCTCCAGGCCCAGACGGAGAACGCAGAACCGCCGTCGACGGAGCAGTTGGAGCAGGCGGTCACGATCATCCGGCAGCGTGTCGACGCGTCCGGCGTCGGCGAGGCGGATGTCGCCACCCAGGCAGGCGACCAGATCGTCGTGCAGATCCCCGGCGAGGCCGACGAGGAGACCCGTCAGCGCATCGAGCAGTCGGCGCAGCTGCAGCTGCGTGCGGTGCTCGCCACGAGCAACGAGACCACCGGCGCCTTCATCGGGCAGGACGGCAACCAGACGCCCTACCCCACGCCCGACCCGTCCCTGCCGTCGACGCCGTCCCCCTCGCCGTCCGACGGCAGCGACCCGGCGTGGATCACCCCGGCGCTGCAGGCGCAGTACGACGCCTACAACTGCTCCGACCCCGCGAACGACCCTGCCAACGCGCCCGCCGACCAGCCGCTCATCACCTGCGACCCCACCGGGACGGTCAAGTACCTCCTCGGACCGGTCGAGCTCGACGGGTCGGCGATCGACGACGCCACCTTCGGTCTTCAGCAGACCGACGGTCGCTGGGCGGTCAACCTCGTCTTCGACGGCGAGGGCACGCAGATCTTCGGTGAGATCAGCCAGCGCCTCTTCGGTGCCGCGCCGCCGCTGGATCAGTTCGCTTTCGTCCTCGACGGGTCGGTGCTCTCGGCGCCGCAGATGAACGCGCCCATCCTCGACGGCCGCCCGAGCATCACCGGCAGCTTCACGCAGGAGACCGCGCAGGCCCTGGCCGACCAGCTGCGCTATGGCGCGCTGCCGCTGAGCTTCGAGGTGGTCAGCTCCGACACCATCTCGGCCACCCTGGGATCCCAGCAGCTGCAGATCGGCCTCATCGCCGGTCTCATCGGTCTGATCCTCGTCGCCCTCTACTCCCTCGCCGTGTATCGCGCACTGGGCTTCGTCATCATCGCCTCGCTGATCGTGATGGGCGTGCTGACCTACATCACCCTGTGCATCCTGGCGTGGCGCATCGGGTACCGCCTGTCTCTGGCCGGCGTGGCGGGTGTGATCGTCTCCATCGGATTCACGGCCGACAGCTTCATCGTCTACTTCGAACGAATACGAGACGAGCTCCGCGACGGCAAGTCCATCACGGGTGCGGTCGAAGACGGCTGGGCCCGGGCCCGCCGGACGATCTACATCTCCAAGTCGATCAACGTCCTCGCCGCCGTCGTGCTCTACATCCTCGCCGACGCCACCGTGAAGGGCTTCGCCTTCACGCTGGGGCTCACGACGGTGATCGATGTCCTGATCTTCATCCTCTTCACCCACCCCGTGCTGCAGCTGCTGGCCCGCACCCGCTTCTTCGGCTCGGGGCATCCTCTCTCCGGCCTCGACCCGAAGGCCCTGGGTGCCGTCTACCGGGGTCGCGCGCAGTTCCGCGCGCCCGTGACTGTCGGCAAGACGCCGGCGGCACGGCGAGCGGGCAAGGCGCGAAGCGAAGCGGAGCGACGGCAGACGATCGCCGAGCGCAAGCAGGCGGAGCTCGCCGCCACGGAGTCCGGCAAGTCCGCAACGAAGGTCAAGGACGGAGACCACTGA
- the secF gene encoding protein translocase subunit SecF translates to MRSMSQLGNDLYTGKTSFPFVGRRRLWFIIAAVLVIGSALVPLFRPIQLSIEFTGGSQFTVSGVATTDQDLASRAVQSVVPGAATRVVTVGTDAIRVQTDQVTDDESLAISAALAERYQVPAADVSYSFIGPSWGADVTRQSLWGLAIFLALTFLILAIYFRTWKMSTAAIIGLVDVLIITVGVYALFGFEISPAAVIGFLTILSYALYDTTVVFDKIRENTSEDGEVSGRTFGESVNLAVNQTLVRSINTTVVAALPTGAILFIGALWLGARTLTDISLSIFVGTIVAAYSTIFVAAPLYALFREKEPAVRARDERVLAARELAGTPV, encoded by the coding sequence ATGCGGTCCATGAGCCAGCTCGGCAACGATCTCTACACCGGCAAGACCAGCTTCCCGTTCGTCGGGCGCCGACGTCTGTGGTTCATCATCGCGGCGGTCCTCGTGATCGGCTCGGCCCTGGTGCCGCTGTTCCGTCCCATCCAGCTCTCCATCGAGTTCACCGGCGGCTCGCAGTTCACCGTCTCCGGCGTCGCCACCACCGATCAGGATCTCGCCAGCCGCGCCGTCCAGTCCGTCGTCCCGGGAGCTGCCACCCGTGTGGTGACCGTCGGCACCGACGCCATTCGCGTGCAGACCGATCAGGTGACCGATGACGAGAGCCTGGCGATCTCCGCCGCGCTGGCGGAGCGATACCAGGTGCCGGCCGCCGATGTCAGCTACTCCTTCATCGGTCCCAGCTGGGGTGCGGATGTCACGCGGCAGTCGTTGTGGGGTCTGGCGATCTTCCTCGCCTTGACGTTCCTGATCCTCGCGATCTACTTCCGTACGTGGAAGATGTCGACGGCCGCGATCATCGGACTGGTCGACGTGCTGATCATCACCGTCGGGGTGTATGCGCTGTTCGGATTCGAGATCTCGCCGGCGGCCGTCATCGGCTTCCTCACGATCCTGTCCTATGCGCTGTACGACACCACGGTGGTCTTCGACAAGATCAGAGAGAACACCAGCGAGGACGGCGAAGTCTCTGGACGCACGTTCGGTGAGTCGGTCAACCTGGCCGTGAACCAGACGCTGGTCCGCTCGATCAACACCACCGTCGTCGCGGCCCTCCCCACCGGGGCGATCCTCTTCATCGGCGCGCTGTGGCTCGGCGCGCGGACGCTGACCGACATCTCGCTGTCGATCTTCGTGGGCACGATCGTGGCGGCGTATTCGACGATCTTCGTCGCCGCCCCGCTCTACGCGCTGTTCCGTGAGAAGGAGCCCGCGGTGCGTGCACGCGACGAGCGCGTCCTCGCCGCGCGTGAGCTCGCCGGCACTCCCGTCTGA
- a CDS encoding bifunctional (p)ppGpp synthetase/guanosine-3',5'-bis(diphosphate) 3'-pyrophosphohydrolase has protein sequence MTETVPSAPAHPSAQATSSLRRLVPRIFSRSARRDDVERLLRTVRTHHPKGDLTIIERAYTVADGAHAGQTRQSGEPYITHPLAVAQILADLGLGPRAIAAALLHDTVEDTGYPLDTLAAEFGDEVAMLVDGVTKLDKVKYGESAQAETVRKMIVAMSRDIRVLIIKLADRLHNARTWGFVPPEKAKKKATETLEIYAPLAHRLGIQTIKSELEDLSFAVLHPKLYAEIDSLVKQRTPQREQYVQSVIEAVEGDLRDLRVRGRVMGRPKQLYSVYQKMIVRGREFDDIYDLIGIRILVGSVRDCYAVLGAIHARWTPLSGRFKDYIATPKFNLYQSLHTTVIGPAGRTVEIQIRTNEMHQQAEYGVAAHWKYKERMNGGKADAKAVDADMAWLAHISDWQAETADPGEFLDSLRFEIGAKEVYVFTPKGRVIGLPSGATPVDFAYAVHTEIGHRTMGAKVNGRLVPLESELNSGDVVEVFTSKNPDAGPSQDWLGFVKSTRARNKIRGWFTKERREEAVEQGKDAIARAMRRQNLPLQRLMNQDSFTEVARQLRYEDVSALYAAVGEGHVSTQSVIEKVTALVSAAEDTSTGPIDLPAVGRSRAPRGGESGVLVRGAPDILVKLAKCCTPVPGDEIVGFVTRGSGVSVHRADCTNVRSLKEDPERLIEVEWAPTTKSVFLVQIQVEALDRSGLLSDVTRVLSEHHVNILSATVSTSNDRLAISRFVFEMGDTVHLDRVLNAVRRIDAVYDVYRVTSS, from the coding sequence GTGACCGAGACCGTCCCGTCCGCCCCGGCACACCCCTCCGCCCAGGCGACGTCGTCGCTGCGACGGCTCGTGCCGAGGATCTTCTCCCGCTCCGCGCGTCGCGACGACGTCGAACGCCTGCTGCGCACGGTCCGCACCCACCATCCCAAGGGTGATCTCACCATCATCGAGCGGGCGTACACCGTCGCCGACGGAGCCCACGCCGGGCAGACGCGCCAGAGCGGCGAGCCGTACATCACTCATCCCCTCGCAGTGGCGCAGATTCTCGCCGACCTCGGCCTGGGCCCGAGGGCGATCGCCGCCGCCCTTCTCCACGACACGGTCGAGGACACCGGCTACCCCCTCGACACCCTTGCTGCCGAGTTCGGCGACGAGGTCGCCATGCTGGTGGACGGCGTCACCAAGCTCGACAAGGTCAAGTACGGCGAGAGCGCTCAGGCAGAAACCGTCCGGAAGATGATCGTGGCGATGTCGCGCGACATCCGGGTCCTCATCATCAAGCTCGCCGACCGCCTTCACAACGCCCGCACCTGGGGCTTCGTCCCGCCCGAGAAGGCCAAGAAGAAGGCCACCGAGACCCTGGAGATCTACGCGCCGCTCGCGCACCGGCTGGGTATCCAGACGATCAAGTCGGAGCTCGAGGACCTGTCCTTCGCCGTTCTGCACCCGAAGCTCTACGCCGAGATCGACAGTCTCGTGAAGCAGCGAACCCCGCAGCGGGAGCAGTACGTCCAGAGTGTTATCGAAGCGGTCGAAGGAGACCTCCGCGACCTGCGCGTACGCGGTCGGGTCATGGGTCGGCCCAAGCAGCTGTACTCGGTGTACCAGAAGATGATCGTCCGCGGCCGTGAGTTCGACGACATCTACGACCTCATCGGCATCCGCATCCTGGTGGGAAGCGTCCGAGACTGCTACGCGGTGCTCGGCGCGATCCACGCGCGCTGGACACCGCTGTCCGGCCGGTTCAAGGACTACATCGCAACCCCGAAGTTCAACCTCTACCAGTCGCTGCACACCACCGTGATCGGGCCGGCCGGCCGCACGGTCGAGATCCAGATCCGCACCAACGAGATGCACCAGCAGGCCGAGTACGGTGTGGCGGCGCACTGGAAGTACAAGGAGCGGATGAACGGCGGCAAGGCCGACGCCAAAGCCGTCGACGCCGACATGGCGTGGCTCGCCCACATCTCCGACTGGCAGGCCGAGACGGCCGACCCGGGCGAGTTCCTCGACTCGCTGCGCTTCGAGATCGGCGCGAAAGAGGTGTACGTCTTCACGCCCAAGGGCCGCGTCATCGGGCTGCCCTCGGGGGCGACGCCGGTGGACTTCGCCTACGCCGTCCACACCGAGATCGGCCACCGGACGATGGGGGCGAAGGTCAATGGGCGGCTCGTGCCGCTGGAGTCCGAACTCAACAGCGGCGACGTGGTCGAGGTGTTCACCTCGAAGAATCCCGATGCGGGTCCGAGCCAGGACTGGCTCGGGTTCGTCAAGAGCACCCGCGCCCGCAACAAGATCCGCGGCTGGTTCACCAAGGAGCGGCGCGAGGAGGCGGTCGAGCAGGGGAAGGATGCGATCGCCCGGGCGATGCGACGACAGAACCTCCCGCTCCAGCGCCTGATGAACCAGGATTCCTTCACCGAGGTCGCTCGGCAGCTGCGCTACGAGGACGTCTCGGCCCTGTACGCCGCGGTCGGCGAGGGACACGTGTCGACGCAATCGGTGATCGAGAAGGTCACGGCGCTCGTGAGTGCCGCCGAGGACACCTCTACGGGTCCGATCGACCTCCCGGCTGTCGGCCGGTCGCGGGCGCCCCGCGGCGGCGAGTCCGGGGTGCTGGTCCGTGGCGCGCCCGACATCCTCGTCAAGCTCGCCAAGTGCTGCACCCCCGTTCCCGGCGATGAGATCGTGGGTTTCGTCACGCGGGGGAGCGGCGTGTCGGTCCACCGTGCGGACTGCACCAACGTGAGATCGCTGAAGGAAGACCCCGAGCGTCTCATCGAGGTGGAGTGGGCCCCGACCACCAAGAGCGTGTTCCTCGTCCAGATCCAGGTCGAGGCGCTCGACCGCTCCGGGCTGCTCAGCGATGTCACGCGCGTGCTCAGCGAGCATCACGTCAACATCCTGTCCGCGACGGTGTCGACCTCCAACGACCGGTTGGCCATCAGCCGATTCGTGTTCGAGATGGGCGACACCGTGCACTTGGATCGCGTGCTCAACGCCGTGCGGCGCATCGATGCGGTCTACGACGTCTACCGCGTGACATCTTCCTGA
- a CDS encoding DUF349 domain-containing protein: MTAAADPTSPETPTDDQPWGRVDEDGTVSVRESDGWRVVGQFPDGSPDEALAYFERKFSDLASEVTLLEVRHRRGGASASDLRSTATSLQAKISGAAAVGNLAALEARVATLTASLAEASASEAAAAREAVDAAVKERTALVERAEELASRDPRSVQWKQVSTELSALFDQWQSQQQSGPRLPRSTAQQLWKRFRDARATIDKHRRSFYAELDEAHKSVRDRKTRLIERAEALAPRGEDGIGAYRDLLDEWKSAGRAGKKADDALWARFKAAGDALYAARGEREAADAEASKEKIEAKKALLAEARPIPDEKDVAKARSLLTGIQRKWDEIGRIFPRDAERSLDDELRKIEQAVRSREEVEWKRNDPETQARADDMTRQLTDAIAKLEAEVASAEASGDARAVAKAKEALEARQAWLRALGG; encoded by the coding sequence GTGACTGCCGCAGCAGACCCCACCAGCCCGGAAACCCCCACCGACGACCAGCCCTGGGGCCGCGTCGACGAAGACGGCACCGTATCGGTGCGAGAGTCGGACGGATGGCGCGTCGTCGGCCAGTTCCCCGACGGCTCGCCCGACGAGGCCCTGGCGTACTTCGAGCGCAAATTCAGCGACCTCGCCTCCGAGGTGACGCTGCTCGAGGTCCGCCACCGCCGCGGTGGCGCGTCGGCCAGCGACCTCCGCTCGACCGCGACCTCTCTGCAGGCGAAGATCAGCGGCGCCGCCGCGGTGGGAAACCTCGCCGCCCTCGAGGCGCGGGTCGCCACCCTCACCGCCTCGCTCGCCGAAGCCTCGGCGTCCGAGGCCGCGGCAGCCCGCGAGGCTGTGGACGCGGCCGTGAAGGAGCGTACCGCCCTGGTCGAACGGGCAGAGGAGCTCGCCTCCCGCGATCCGCGATCGGTGCAGTGGAAGCAGGTCTCGACCGAGCTGTCCGCGCTGTTCGACCAGTGGCAGTCGCAGCAGCAGAGCGGTCCGCGACTGCCCCGCTCGACCGCGCAGCAGCTGTGGAAGCGCTTCCGCGACGCCCGTGCCACGATCGACAAGCACCGCCGGTCGTTCTACGCCGAGCTCGACGAGGCCCACAAGTCCGTCCGCGACCGCAAGACGCGGCTGATCGAACGCGCCGAAGCCCTCGCCCCGCGCGGTGAGGACGGCATCGGCGCCTATCGCGACCTGCTGGACGAGTGGAAATCCGCAGGGCGCGCCGGAAAGAAGGCGGATGACGCGCTCTGGGCGCGGTTCAAGGCCGCCGGCGACGCGCTCTATGCCGCACGCGGCGAACGGGAAGCAGCCGACGCCGAAGCATCGAAGGAGAAGATTGAGGCGAAGAAGGCCCTGCTGGCCGAAGCCCGCCCGATCCCGGACGAGAAGGACGTCGCCAAGGCCCGTTCGCTGCTGACCGGCATCCAGCGGAAGTGGGATGAGATCGGTCGCATCTTCCCTCGCGACGCCGAGCGTTCGCTCGACGACGAGCTCCGCAAGATCGAGCAGGCCGTGCGGTCGCGCGAAGAGGTCGAGTGGAAGCGCAACGACCCTGAGACGCAGGCTCGCGCCGACGACATGACCCGTCAGCTCACCGACGCCATCGCCAAGCTCGAAGCCGAGGTGGCGTCGGCCGAGGCATCGGGAGATGCCCGGGCGGTGGCGAAGGCCAAGGAAGCCCTCGAAGCCCGGCAGGCCTGGTTGCGGGCACTCGGCGGCTGA
- a CDS encoding dioxygenase: MATGSKDRASRAERERARLYQARQSFHEGQQRRRRRDNLIAGVAGGLLIAGIVAAQTAYFTVGPGAPEPAPSPTQTSVPSPSDGSTPEPTPLETTPVPSSEPTGEPSGDPSAPADQ, from the coding sequence GTGGCCACCGGAAGCAAGGATCGCGCGTCCCGCGCGGAACGCGAGCGAGCCCGGCTCTACCAGGCCCGCCAAAGCTTCCACGAGGGACAGCAACGCCGACGCCGCCGCGACAACCTCATCGCCGGTGTCGCCGGCGGCTTGCTGATCGCGGGGATCGTCGCCGCGCAGACCGCCTACTTCACCGTCGGACCCGGGGCACCCGAACCCGCCCCCTCGCCGACCCAGACCTCGGTGCCCAGCCCGTCCGACGGGTCCACGCCCGAGCCCACCCCGCTCGAGACGACTCCGGTGCCGAGCAGCGAGCCGACGGGCGAGCCGAGCGGTGATCCCTCCGCTCCCGCGGATCAATAG
- a CDS encoding replication-associated recombination protein A: MSDTAGLVRSHTPLAVRMRPTSLSEVAGQGHLLRKGSPLVTLADPEATGTTATSVILWGPPGTGKTTLAQAIARSSGRRFVELSAVTAGVKDVREVMQDSLTQRDLYGQSTILFLDEIHRFTKAQQDALLPGVENGWVVLIAATTENPSFSIISPLLSRSLLLTLRPLTDADLGMLIDRAVDDPRGLAGRLVLDTEARDALVRLASGDGRRALTALEAAASLAERDATGIDDADDDAAESDATDPTITVDHVSQAVDRALLRYDRQGDEHYDVISAFIKSIRGSDVDAAIHYLARMIEAGEDPRFIARRLIISASEDIGLADPQALVIAVAAADAVQFIGMPEGRIPLAEATAYLATTAKSNAAYVAVDAAIADVRAGGFGRVPVHLRDAHYPGAKRLGHGKGYVYPHDSEVGVVAQQYLPDELRGKRYFQPTNHGQERDVQARLEKIRKLLGK, encoded by the coding sequence GTGAGTGATACGGCGGGTCTCGTGCGCAGCCACACGCCCCTCGCCGTGCGGATGCGCCCCACTTCCCTCAGTGAGGTCGCGGGGCAGGGGCACCTGCTGCGCAAGGGCTCGCCCCTGGTCACCCTCGCCGACCCCGAGGCGACGGGGACGACGGCGACGTCGGTGATCCTCTGGGGCCCGCCCGGCACCGGCAAGACGACCCTCGCCCAGGCGATCGCCCGCTCGTCGGGCCGGCGCTTCGTCGAACTCTCCGCAGTGACGGCCGGCGTCAAGGATGTCCGGGAGGTGATGCAGGACTCCCTCACACAGCGAGACCTCTACGGTCAGTCGACGATCCTCTTCCTCGACGAGATCCACCGGTTCACCAAGGCGCAGCAGGACGCGCTTCTCCCCGGTGTCGAGAACGGATGGGTGGTGCTCATCGCCGCGACCACCGAGAATCCTTCGTTCTCGATCATCTCGCCGCTGCTGTCGCGCTCTCTGCTGCTGACGCTGCGTCCCCTCACCGACGCCGATCTCGGCATGCTGATCGACCGCGCCGTGGATGATCCGCGGGGGCTGGCCGGCAGGCTCGTCCTCGACACCGAGGCGCGGGACGCCCTGGTCAGACTGGCGTCCGGCGATGGCCGGCGCGCCCTGACCGCTCTGGAAGCGGCGGCGTCGCTGGCTGAGCGGGACGCGACCGGGATCGACGATGCAGACGACGACGCTGCGGAATCGGATGCCACGGATCCGACGATCACCGTCGACCACGTCTCGCAGGCCGTCGACCGCGCGCTGCTGCGCTACGACCGTCAGGGGGACGAGCACTACGACGTCATCAGCGCGTTCATCAAGTCGATCCGCGGCTCCGACGTCGACGCGGCGATCCATTACCTCGCCCGCATGATCGAGGCCGGCGAGGATCCGCGCTTCATCGCCCGGCGGCTGATCATCTCGGCATCCGAAGACATCGGCCTGGCCGATCCGCAGGCCCTTGTCATCGCGGTCGCCGCCGCCGATGCCGTGCAGTTCATCGGCATGCCCGAGGGCCGTATTCCGCTCGCCGAGGCGACGGCGTACCTCGCTACGACGGCGAAATCGAACGCGGCCTACGTGGCGGTGGACGCCGCCATCGCCGACGTCCGCGCAGGCGGGTTCGGCCGCGTGCCCGTGCATCTGCGTGACGCGCACTATCCGGGGGCGAAGCGTCTCGGCCACGGCAAGGGGTACGTCTATCCCCACGACAGCGAGGTGGGGGTGGTGGCTCAGCAGTACCTCCCTGACGAGCTCCGCGGGAAGCGGTACTTCCAGCCGACGAACCACGGCCAGGAGCGAGACGTCCAAGCGAGGCTGGAGAAGATCAGAAAGCTGCTGGGAAAGTGA
- a CDS encoding tetratricopeptide repeat protein: MNTSEALEDRLERFWETAGDRPGAELSGMLETILSEESAATGRALFERASLHDYLGDEAAAVPLYRAALDAGLPAAHRTPAIIQLGSSLRNVGDVSAAIALLQTVDAEDPLFPAAQAFLALALHDDDKPTPALRTALAALAPTLPAYQRAVSFYADDLASRQGAQALDRRAAEREILER; encoded by the coding sequence GTGAACACGAGTGAGGCGCTCGAGGATCGCCTCGAGCGGTTCTGGGAGACGGCGGGCGACCGGCCCGGCGCCGAGCTGTCCGGGATGCTGGAGACGATCCTCTCCGAGGAGTCGGCGGCGACGGGACGCGCTCTCTTCGAGCGCGCGTCCCTCCACGACTACCTCGGCGACGAGGCTGCCGCCGTGCCGCTGTACCGCGCGGCTCTGGACGCCGGGCTCCCCGCTGCGCACCGGACGCCCGCGATCATCCAACTGGGCAGCTCGCTGCGCAATGTCGGGGATGTGTCGGCGGCGATCGCACTGCTGCAGACCGTTGATGCCGAAGACCCGCTCTTCCCGGCCGCCCAGGCGTTCCTCGCGCTGGCACTCCACGATGACGACAAGCCCACGCCGGCCCTGCGCACCGCCCTGGCAGCACTGGCGCCCACCCTGCCCGCGTACCAGCGGGCGGTGTCGTTCTACGCCGATGACCTCGCTTCCCGGCAAGGGGCGCAGGCGCTCGACCGACGCGCAGCCGAGCGCGAGATCCTCGAGCGGTAG
- the rpsD gene encoding 30S ribosomal protein S4, translated as MATKSQDRRKVRLSRALGVALTPKAARYLEKRPYAPGEHGRTKRKADSDYAVRLREKQRLREQYGIREKQMRNTFNEARRTQGLTGENLVELLEMRLDALVLRSGFARTTAQARQMVVHRHILVDGQTVDRPSFRVKPGQTIHVKAKSEGTEPFQVAAAGGHADVLPPVPGYLQVELDKLQAQLVRRPKRAEVPVVCDVQLVVEYYAAR; from the coding sequence GTGGCTACGAAGTCCCAGGACCGCCGCAAGGTCCGCCTGTCCCGCGCCCTCGGCGTCGCCCTCACTCCGAAGGCCGCCCGCTATCTCGAGAAGCGTCCCTACGCTCCGGGCGAGCACGGTCGCACCAAGCGCAAGGCCGACAGCGACTACGCCGTCCGTCTCCGTGAGAAGCAGCGTCTGCGCGAGCAGTACGGCATCCGCGAGAAGCAGATGCGCAACACGTTCAACGAGGCTCGTCGTACGCAGGGCCTGACGGGTGAGAACCTCGTCGAGCTGCTCGAGATGCGCCTCGACGCCCTGGTGCTGCGCTCGGGCTTCGCCCGCACCACCGCGCAGGCCCGTCAGATGGTCGTGCACCGCCACATCCTCGTCGACGGCCAGACCGTCGACCGCCCGTCGTTCCGCGTGAAGCCGGGCCAGACCATCCACGTCAAGGCCAAGAGCGAGGGCACCGAGCCCTTCCAGGTCGCTGCCGCCGGCGGACACGCCGACGTGCTGCCCCCCGTTCCGGGCTACCTGCAGGTCGAGCTCGACAAGCTGCAGGCGCAGCTCGTGCGTCGCCCCAAGCGCGCCGAGGTCCCCGTCGTCTGCGACGTCCAGCTGGTCGTCGAGTACTACGCCGCGCGCTGA